In one Nocardia tengchongensis genomic region, the following are encoded:
- a CDS encoding DUF2613 domain-containing protein — protein sequence MKFAVPGAASAVGGALVGLAAVLVITMAASQDKRPDIDRSGDASSSLLNNVEYGSR from the coding sequence ATGAAGTTTGCCGTTCCTGGTGCAGCGAGTGCTGTCGGTGGGGCCCTGGTCGGGCTGGCGGCGGTCCTGGTCATCACAATGGCGGCGTCGCAGGACAAGCGGCCCGATATCGACCGCAGCGGCGACGCCTCGTCGTCGCTATTGAACAACGTTGAGTACGGCTCGCGCTGA
- a CDS encoding alpha-(1->3)-arabinofuranosyltransferase codes for MTAPLGRRWLLGSVLVAFLLTFLQAPGQTVADTKYDLAQNPLGFLSRASHLWSSQAPMGQVQNQAYGYFFPHGAFFSLGHVLGLPGWVTQRIWWALLLLAGFWGIIRLCEALGIGSRGSRVIAAVAFALSPRVLTTLGSISSETLPMMLAPWVLLAPAALGVAMKRPNGGNSTAADQDSARPARQGMATPAGNTLALALMGSVNAVATAAAFLPAALWWISYKPNRAWWRFTRAWIPLLALGTFWWVVPLLLLGKVSPPFLDYIESSGVTTQWASLGEVLRGTDSWTPFVSPERIAGAVLVTQPAAVLATGLLAAAGMAGLAMRSMPHRGRLALILLVGLTGICAGYAGELGGPFAEQVRLFLDSGGAPLRNVHKLEPLIRLPLMLGLAQLLARVPLPASVPMPVWRRAFAHPERDRMVAVGALILTALALSTSLAWTGKLAPRGSYREVPAYWQQTADWLAHNASDTRALIVPGAPFASQVWGLTRDEPMQALASTPWAVRDAVPLNPPGAIRAMDSVQRLIADGRPSAGLAATLAGQGIGILVLRNDLDPETSRSTRPMLAHRALEGSPGIRKVTEFGDQIATGKVEGLVADGDLRPGYPAVEIYRVESPAPGTPALVRGGVGAPDAFPGAFTVPLAGLPVIQGGPEVVERLRRNPNAPAGPVLLAADAVTAGLPQDGVTITDTPMDREADFGRVDNHNSAVRAPGDARRTHNLVPDYPVPGAPLVEGEWSGATITASSSAGDATQLGGAAPGSSTAALVDGDTATAWISNGAEHAVGQWLRLDLDKPISSAVLRLTTSAAAIGSPIKWVEAETAKGTVAARITEPGAPVAISLPPGRTDWIKITAVHTEDGSAGGQFGVSELSLDDYADRENPVTVDIRHRTVLPAAPAGAAVQGWDLGQEFPGRSACFDSPDRIRCSKGLALAAEEPSLFERTLQVPQPITVAPGLTVHTRPGPALEALLTDPDRPIARGRADVADPRGSALAATDGDPLTSWTAPETIVRNPAGPKPTLTIELPAPTLVTGLTVTPSRGDLPAHPTALTINLGDGPQVREVNPDSGVTSTLELHPAVTSRIEISLQSWDGVLDRTALGFAQEQPPGLAEVTVLGPDYPAPADPDRLITVDCAHGPTIAAAGRTVHTTVTGTAAELRSGAPLPATVCAVDDNGGGAEDDGFEFPSGRVDVAVAPTDLFTVDELRLDRTTTLPPASDASGTQVLVVPLSTNVGWQAKTADGTVLKPVVINGWQQAWLVPAGSNGPITVEFPTDRWYRLAIFGGLLLLIPLLVLAFRGARSPVRDDGPPPRTWHSRTVAGLGLAAAAGLIAGPVALVLTVFGLVGDHLRPRGWSRILVALAGGGTAVCAAALSTGPWRSFEGYVGGSLWVQFPALVAIIAVGIAALPQRR; via the coding sequence ATAACCGCGCCGCTGGGCCGCCGCTGGCTGCTCGGCAGCGTGCTCGTCGCATTCCTGCTGACCTTTCTGCAGGCACCCGGGCAGACCGTCGCCGATACCAAATACGATCTGGCGCAGAATCCGCTCGGCTTTCTTTCCCGTGCCTCTCATCTGTGGAGTAGCCAGGCCCCGATGGGCCAGGTGCAGAACCAGGCCTACGGGTACTTCTTCCCGCACGGGGCGTTCTTCTCGCTCGGGCACGTGCTGGGGCTGCCCGGCTGGGTGACCCAGCGCATCTGGTGGGCGCTGCTGCTGCTCGCCGGTTTCTGGGGCATCATCCGACTCTGCGAGGCGCTCGGCATCGGCAGTCGGGGATCCCGGGTGATCGCGGCCGTCGCGTTCGCGCTCTCGCCGCGCGTGCTCACCACCCTCGGTTCGATCTCCTCGGAGACGCTGCCGATGATGCTCGCCCCCTGGGTACTGCTGGCGCCCGCCGCGCTCGGCGTGGCGATGAAGCGCCCGAACGGCGGGAATTCGACCGCCGCCGACCAGGACTCCGCAAGACCCGCGCGGCAGGGAATGGCGACGCCGGCGGGCAACACCCTCGCCCTCGCCTTGATGGGTTCCGTGAACGCGGTGGCCACGGCCGCGGCCTTCCTGCCCGCGGCACTGTGGTGGATCTCGTACAAGCCGAATCGCGCGTGGTGGCGGTTCACCCGCGCCTGGATTCCGTTGCTGGCGCTGGGCACCTTCTGGTGGGTGGTGCCGCTGCTGTTGCTGGGCAAGGTGAGTCCGCCGTTCCTGGATTACATCGAATCCTCCGGCGTGACCACGCAGTGGGCGTCGCTGGGCGAGGTGCTGCGCGGCACCGACAGCTGGACGCCGTTCGTGTCGCCGGAGCGGATCGCGGGCGCGGTGCTGGTCACCCAGCCCGCTGCGGTGCTGGCCACGGGTCTGCTGGCGGCGGCGGGCATGGCCGGTCTGGCCATGCGGTCCATGCCGCATCGCGGCCGGCTCGCCTTGATCCTGCTCGTCGGATTGACCGGCATCTGCGCGGGCTACGCGGGTGAGCTGGGCGGCCCGTTCGCCGAACAGGTGCGGTTGTTCCTGGATTCCGGCGGCGCGCCGCTGCGGAACGTGCACAAGCTGGAGCCGCTGATCCGGTTGCCGCTGATGCTCGGGCTGGCGCAGTTGCTGGCCCGGGTGCCGCTGCCGGCTTCGGTGCCGATGCCGGTGTGGCGCAGGGCCTTCGCGCATCCCGAACGGGATCGCATGGTGGCGGTGGGCGCGCTCATCCTGACGGCGCTGGCCCTGTCCACGTCGCTGGCCTGGACCGGCAAGCTGGCGCCGCGCGGCAGCTACCGCGAGGTCCCCGCTTATTGGCAGCAGACCGCGGACTGGCTGGCGCACAACGCGTCCGACACCCGGGCGCTGATCGTGCCGGGCGCGCCGTTCGCCTCCCAGGTGTGGGGGCTGACCCGCGACGAGCCGATGCAGGCGCTGGCGAGCACGCCGTGGGCGGTGCGCGACGCGGTGCCGCTGAACCCGCCCGGCGCGATCCGGGCCATGGATTCGGTGCAACGGCTGATCGCCGACGGGCGGCCGTCGGCGGGCCTCGCGGCCACGCTGGCCGGGCAGGGCATCGGAATCCTGGTGCTGCGCAACGATCTCGACCCGGAGACGTCCCGGTCCACCCGGCCGATGCTGGCTCATCGCGCGCTCGAGGGTTCGCCGGGCATCCGGAAGGTCACCGAATTCGGGGATCAGATCGCCACCGGCAAGGTGGAGGGCCTGGTCGCGGACGGGGATCTGCGACCCGGTTATCCGGCCGTCGAGATCTATCGCGTCGAATCCCCCGCGCCCGGCACGCCCGCACTGGTGCGCGGTGGCGTCGGCGCGCCGGATGCGTTCCCGGGCGCGTTCACGGTTCCCCTGGCGGGCCTGCCCGTGATCCAGGGCGGACCTGAAGTGGTGGAACGGTTGCGGCGCAATCCGAACGCGCCCGCCGGACCGGTCCTGCTCGCCGCCGACGCGGTCACCGCGGGCCTGCCGCAGGACGGCGTCACGATCACGGACACGCCGATGGACCGCGAGGCCGACTTCGGGCGCGTCGACAACCACAACTCGGCGGTGCGCGCCCCCGGCGACGCCCGCCGCACCCACAATCTGGTGCCCGACTATCCGGTGCCCGGCGCGCCCCTGGTGGAAGGCGAATGGTCCGGCGCGACCATCACCGCCTCCAGCTCCGCCGGCGACGCCACCCAGCTGGGCGGGGCCGCACCTGGCAGCTCCACCGCCGCCCTGGTGGACGGCGACACCGCCACCGCCTGGATCAGCAACGGCGCCGAACACGCTGTCGGCCAATGGCTCCGGCTCGACCTGGACAAGCCGATCAGCTCCGCGGTGTTGCGCCTGACCACCAGTGCGGCCGCGATCGGCAGCCCGATCAAATGGGTGGAGGCGGAGACCGCGAAGGGCACGGTCGCGGCGCGCATCACCGAACCCGGTGCACCCGTGGCGATCTCGTTGCCGCCGGGCCGCACCGACTGGATCAAGATCACCGCCGTGCACACCGAGGACGGCAGCGCCGGTGGGCAATTCGGGGTCAGCGAGCTGAGCCTGGACGACTACGCCGACCGCGAGAACCCGGTCACCGTCGATATCCGGCACCGCACCGTGCTGCCCGCCGCCCCCGCCGGCGCCGCGGTGCAGGGCTGGGACCTCGGACAGGAATTCCCCGGCCGCAGCGCCTGTTTCGACTCCCCCGACCGGATCCGCTGCAGCAAGGGCCTCGCACTGGCCGCCGAGGAGCCGAGCCTGTTCGAACGCACCCTCCAGGTGCCGCAACCGATCACGGTGGCCCCCGGCCTGACCGTGCACACCCGCCCCGGTCCCGCGCTGGAGGCCCTGCTCACCGACCCGGACCGGCCCATCGCCCGCGGCCGCGCCGACGTCGCCGACCCGCGCGGCTCCGCCCTCGCCGCCACCGACGGCGACCCGCTCACCAGCTGGACCGCCCCCGAGACCATCGTGCGCAACCCGGCGGGCCCCAAACCCACACTCACCATCGAACTTCCGGCCCCGACCCTGGTGACCGGGCTGACCGTGACGCCCTCCCGCGGCGACCTGCCCGCCCATCCCACCGCCCTCACCATCAACCTGGGTGACGGCCCGCAGGTGCGCGAGGTGAACCCCGACTCCGGCGTCACCAGCACCCTGGAGCTGCACCCCGCGGTCACCAGCCGCATCGAGATCTCCCTGCAGAGCTGGGACGGCGTACTCGACCGCACCGCACTGGGTTTCGCGCAGGAGCAGCCGCCCGGCCTGGCCGAGGTGACGGTGCTCGGCCCCGACTATCCCGCCCCCGCCGATCCGGACCGGCTCATCACCGTCGACTGCGCGCACGGGCCCACCATCGCCGCCGCGGGCCGCACCGTGCACACCACCGTCACCGGCACCGCCGCCGAATTGCGGTCCGGCGCACCGCTGCCCGCCACCGTGTGCGCGGTCGACGACAACGGCGGCGGGGCCGAGGACGACGGCTTCGAATTCCCCTCCGGGCGAGTGGATGTCGCGGTCGCGCCGACCGACCTGTTCACGGTCGACGAATTGCGCCTCGACCGCACCACTACGCTGCCCCCGGCCTCCGACGCGAGCGGCACGCAGGTGCTGGTGGTGCCGCTCAGCACGAATGTCGGCTGGCAGGCGAAGACCGCCGACGGGACCGTGCTGAAGCCCGTGGTGATCAACGGATGGCAGCAGGCCTGGCTGGTGCCGGCTGGGTCCAACGGGCCGATCACCGTGGAGTTCCCCACCGACCGCTGGTACCGGCTCGCCATCTTCGGCGGTCTGCTACTGCTGATCCCGTTGCTGGTGCTGGCATTCCGGGGCGCGCGCTCCCCCGTCCGCGACGACGGACCGCCGCCGCGCACCTGGCACAGCCGCACCGTCGCCGGGCTGGGTCTGGCCGCCGCGGCCGGACTCATCGCGGGCCCGGTCGCGTTGGTGCTCACCGTGTTCGGCTTGGTGGGCGATCATCTGCGGCCGCGCGGATGGTCGCGCATTCTGGTGGCGCTGGCGGGCGGCGGCACGGCCGTCTGCGCGGCCGCGCTGTCCACCGGACCCTGGCGCTCGTTCGAGGGCTATGTGGGCGGTTCGCTGTGGGTGCAGTTCCCGGCGCTGGTCGCGATCATCGCGGTCGGGATCGCCGCGCTGCCCCAGCGACGCTGA
- a CDS encoding acyltransferase: MRALAALGVVLTHVAFQTGATGQPVLGRVWERFDLAVAVFFALSGFLLWRPHAAAARGLGVAPSAGRYLLHRAARILPAYWVVVCAVLILLPSAAHTAGLRVWLSNLGLLQVFVPFTLTDGLTQMWSLSVEVAFYLVLPLLAVALVWLRGQRARLRVPVVLGLGLLSLGWNFLPVPTPDGIHSDNWLPGYLPWFAVGMLLAELADQPSPRWRRIAGNQWLMWPLAAVAMLAATTDLAGPRGLVHGQPWQYAAKMALGAIVGFGLLAPLALRPDRPHRWLQSRVAATLGRWSYGIFIWHLAVLSIVFPVFGIIPFRGHFVVVYLLTVVFTLPLAAASFALVEEPVRQWTRRRFG, translated from the coding sequence ATGCGCGCGCTCGCGGCGCTGGGGGTGGTGCTCACCCACGTGGCCTTCCAGACGGGCGCGACCGGGCAGCCGGTGCTGGGCCGGGTGTGGGAGCGATTCGATCTGGCGGTCGCGGTGTTCTTCGCGCTGTCCGGATTCCTGCTGTGGCGGCCGCACGCCGCCGCGGCCCGCGGCCTGGGGGTGGCACCGAGCGCCGGACGGTATCTGCTGCATCGCGCGGCCCGCATCCTGCCCGCCTACTGGGTGGTGGTGTGCGCGGTACTGATCCTGCTGCCCAGCGCGGCGCACACCGCGGGACTGCGGGTGTGGCTGTCGAATCTGGGTCTGCTGCAAGTGTTCGTGCCGTTCACCCTCACCGACGGTCTCACCCAGATGTGGAGTCTTTCGGTGGAAGTGGCCTTCTACCTGGTGCTTCCATTGCTGGCGGTCGCGCTGGTGTGGTTGCGCGGGCAGCGGGCGCGACTGCGGGTGCCGGTGGTGCTCGGCCTCGGACTGCTGAGCCTGGGCTGGAACTTCCTGCCCGTCCCCACCCCGGACGGCATTCACTCCGACAACTGGCTGCCGGGCTATCTGCCCTGGTTCGCGGTCGGCATGCTGCTGGCCGAACTCGCCGACCAGCCGTCCCCGCGGTGGCGGCGGATCGCCGGAAACCAGTGGCTGATGTGGCCGCTCGCGGCGGTCGCCATGCTGGCCGCGACCACCGACCTGGCCGGGCCGCGCGGGCTGGTGCACGGGCAGCCCTGGCAGTACGCCGCCAAGATGGCGCTCGGCGCGATCGTCGGCTTCGGGCTGCTGGCCCCGCTGGCGCTGCGGCCGGACCGGCCGCACCGCTGGTTGCAGAGCCGGGTCGCGGCCACCCTCGGGCGTTGGTCGTACGGCATCTTCATCTGGCACCTGGCCGTGCTCTCGATCGTCTTCCCGGTGTTCGGCATCATCCCGTTCCGGGGCCATTTCGTCGTGGTCTACCTGCTGACGGTGGTGTTCACGCTGCCCTTGGCCGCGGCCAGTTTCGCCCTCGTGGAGGAGCCGGTCCGGCAGTGGACGCGCCGCCGCTTCGGCTGA
- a CDS encoding DUF3068 domain-containing protein, which translates to MALSAGTRRTVACVLVGLGAMLLVAAIMIPTYTVSRLAKTPLDLEITTVASNPQTGAPSEVLDSKSLTSATGSAKVDQNVPLVSQRFLTVENPSDASEMTIQAGQTLRRTDKQGDTGLLTATIDRVTVDRKTGHPVDAVDGGPNGSIAVTVDKKGEAVMDPVQHTGLQYRFPIGTEKKTYPYFDLNTRKSYDINYVDEAEINSLKTYHFQMTAPVTDLSTVANSPTNKLTLPAAKWGVEGDGDITMPRFYTNVRDLWIEPDTGTVIKGQEQIHLYYARSGDKPEVTALKATLVFDEPTIESQISVAKENIDKLSLYGRTLPIIFGVLGLLFLIAGIVLGLLGKNGNGQPAFRRTPAPAGGPAPGGFDAPTQQIDMNKRP; encoded by the coding sequence ATGGCACTCAGTGCCGGTACCAGAAGGACGGTTGCCTGCGTACTCGTGGGGCTCGGCGCGATGTTGCTCGTCGCCGCCATCATGATTCCCACGTACACGGTCAGCCGCCTCGCGAAGACGCCGTTGGATCTGGAGATCACGACCGTCGCGAGCAACCCGCAGACCGGAGCGCCCAGCGAGGTGCTGGACTCGAAGTCGCTGACTTCGGCGACCGGTTCGGCGAAGGTGGACCAGAACGTCCCGCTCGTCTCGCAGCGCTTCCTCACCGTCGAAAACCCGTCCGACGCCTCGGAAATGACCATTCAGGCCGGTCAGACCCTGCGCCGCACCGACAAGCAGGGCGACACCGGCCTGCTGACCGCGACCATCGACCGGGTCACCGTGGACCGCAAGACCGGTCACCCGGTGGACGCGGTGGACGGCGGCCCCAACGGCTCGATCGCCGTGACGGTCGACAAGAAGGGTGAGGCGGTCATGGACCCGGTGCAGCACACCGGTCTGCAGTACCGCTTCCCGATCGGGACCGAGAAGAAGACGTACCCGTACTTCGACCTCAACACCCGTAAGTCCTACGACATCAACTATGTCGACGAGGCCGAGATCAACAGCCTCAAGACCTACCACTTCCAGATGACGGCGCCGGTCACCGACCTGTCCACGGTCGCGAACTCGCCGACCAACAAACTCACCCTGCCCGCCGCCAAGTGGGGCGTGGAGGGCGACGGCGACATCACCATGCCGCGCTTCTACACCAACGTGCGCGACCTGTGGATCGAGCCGGACACCGGCACGGTCATCAAGGGCCAGGAGCAGATTCACCTGTACTACGCCCGCAGCGGCGACAAGCCCGAGGTGACCGCCCTCAAGGCGACCCTGGTGTTCGACGAGCCCACCATCGAGTCGCAGATCTCGGTGGCCAAGGAGAACATCGACAAGCTGTCGCTCTATGGGCGCACGCTGCCGATCATCTTCGGCGTCCTGGGCCTGCTGTTCCTGATCGCCGGCATCGTGCTCGGCCTGCTCGGCAAGAACGGCAACGGCCAGCCCGCGTTCCGCCGCACCCCCGCCCCCGCGGGCGGCCCGGCCCCCGGCGGCTTCGACGCCCCGACCCAGCAGATCGACATGAACAAGCGCCCCTGA
- a CDS encoding glycosyltransferase family 4 protein has product MREVLLLCWRDTGHPQGGGSERYLEQVGAQLAARGVKVTLRTAGYPGAARRESVNGIEISRGGGRFTVYPRALAAIALGRAGIGPFKGLRPDAVIDTQNGIPFFARAVTAAPTVVLVHHGHREQWPVAGRLVGRIGWWIESRLSPRVHRGDQYLTVSLPSAEELTALGVDAPRIAVVRNGAEPIPDQVRAGDAAARTAHPSIVVLSRLVPHKQIEDAMAAVAGLRDQIPGLHLDVVGDGWWAENLRAHARDLGIADAVTFHGHVDEDEKHRLLARAWVHVLPSRKEGWGLAVIEAAQHGVPTVGYRSSRGLTDSVVDGVTGLLVDNSAQLTAAVGELLRDGEARTVLGEKARARAREFSWEQTGNGVYEVLSAVTRGDRVSGLIAPTRV; this is encoded by the coding sequence GTGCGTGAAGTGCTGCTGCTGTGCTGGCGCGACACCGGGCATCCGCAGGGCGGCGGGAGTGAGCGGTATCTGGAGCAGGTCGGCGCGCAGCTGGCCGCCCGGGGCGTCAAGGTCACCCTGCGCACCGCCGGATATCCGGGCGCGGCCCGGCGGGAATCGGTGAACGGGATCGAGATCAGCCGCGGCGGGGGCCGGTTCACGGTGTACCCGCGGGCGCTGGCAGCCATCGCGCTCGGCCGGGCCGGGATCGGACCGTTCAAAGGGCTGCGCCCCGACGCGGTCATCGACACCCAGAACGGCATCCCCTTCTTCGCCCGCGCCGTCACCGCCGCGCCGACCGTGGTGCTGGTCCATCACGGGCATCGCGAGCAGTGGCCGGTGGCCGGGCGGTTGGTCGGCCGGATCGGCTGGTGGATCGAATCGCGGCTGTCACCGCGCGTGCATCGGGGCGATCAGTATCTGACGGTTTCGCTGCCGTCGGCCGAGGAGCTCACCGCGCTCGGAGTGGACGCGCCGCGAATCGCGGTGGTGCGCAATGGCGCCGAACCCATCCCGGACCAGGTTCGCGCCGGCGACGCCGCCGCCCGCACCGCGCACCCGAGCATCGTGGTGCTCTCGCGGCTGGTGCCGCACAAGCAGATCGAGGACGCCATGGCCGCGGTGGCCGGGCTGCGCGACCAGATCCCCGGCCTGCACCTCGACGTGGTCGGCGACGGCTGGTGGGCCGAGAACCTGCGCGCGCACGCCCGGGACCTGGGCATCGCCGACGCGGTCACCTTCCACGGGCACGTCGACGAGGACGAGAAGCATCGGCTGCTGGCCCGCGCCTGGGTGCACGTGCTGCCCTCCCGCAAAGAGGGCTGGGGGCTGGCGGTCATCGAGGCCGCCCAGCACGGGGTGCCCACGGTCGGCTACCGCAGTTCGCGCGGGCTCACCGATTCCGTCGTGGACGGCGTCACCGGACTGCTCGTCGACAACTCCGCCCAATTGACCGCGGCGGTGGGCGAATTGCTCCGCGACGGCGAAGCGCGCACCGTGCTGGGGGAGAAGGCACGGGCCCGGGCTCGCGAATTCTCCTGGGAGCAAACCGGAAACGGCGTCTACGAGGTGCTGTCCGCGGTGACCCGCGGCGACCGGGTCAGCGGACTCATCGCGCCCACCCGAGTCTGA
- a CDS encoding bifunctional 2-polyprenyl-6-hydroxyphenol methylase/3-demethylubiquinol 3-O-methyltransferase UbiG, protein MLRALQPTPRRPRFARRATLRRSLRLLGSFRFEQTDPAVFYGGVATDTAELVSDFYRDLTGESLRGAIVLDVGGGPGYFADEFARAGARYLPVEPDPSEMHAAGLRVAGAVRGSGMALPFRDDAVQVCISSNVAEHVPQPWVMAAEMLRVLKPGGLMVFSYTVWHGPFGGHETGPWHYLGGEYAARRYRRKHGREPKNRFGRSLFAVRASEGVRWARATPADVEVLAVFPRYHPRWAWWMVRVPVLRELLVSNLVVVATKRA, encoded by the coding sequence GTGCTTCGAGCCCTGCAGCCCACTCCCCGCCGGCCGCGCTTCGCCCGCCGGGCGACGTTGCGGCGGTCGCTGCGGCTGCTGGGGAGTTTCCGGTTCGAGCAGACCGATCCGGCCGTGTTCTACGGCGGCGTGGCGACCGATACCGCCGAGCTGGTGTCCGACTTCTACCGGGATCTGACCGGGGAGTCGCTGCGCGGCGCCATCGTGCTGGACGTGGGCGGCGGTCCCGGCTATTTCGCGGACGAGTTCGCGCGGGCGGGTGCGCGCTATCTGCCGGTGGAGCCCGATCCGTCGGAGATGCACGCGGCCGGGTTGCGGGTGGCGGGCGCGGTGCGCGGGTCGGGGATGGCGCTGCCGTTTCGTGATGACGCGGTGCAGGTCTGCATCTCCTCGAATGTGGCCGAGCATGTGCCGCAGCCGTGGGTGATGGCGGCGGAGATGCTGCGGGTGCTGAAACCCGGTGGCCTCATGGTCTTTTCGTACACGGTGTGGCACGGGCCGTTCGGCGGGCACGAGACCGGGCCGTGGCATTACCTGGGCGGGGAGTACGCGGCGCGGCGATATCGGCGCAAGCACGGGCGGGAGCCGAAGAACCGTTTCGGGCGTTCGCTGTTCGCGGTGCGCGCGTCGGAGGGCGTGCGCTGGGCGCGGGCGACGCCGGCGGATGTCGAGGTCCTGGCGGTGTTCCCGCGGTATCACCCACGCTGGGCCTGGTGGATGGTGCGGGTGCCGGTGCTGCGGGAGCTGCTGGTCAGCAACCTGGTGGTGGTGGCGACCAAGCGGGCCTGA
- a CDS encoding aldehyde dehydrogenase, whose amino-acid sequence MEYQSLFIGGRWTAPAGPDTLPVISPATLETVGSVPVVTRADVDAAVAAARRAFDSGPWPATPPEERAALLSRAVALLDQKAGDLANALSAETGAPPMAASTLNYVSGRATLDYYAGLGKSFPWTETRTGLFGTTRVSREPVGVVAAVIAWNVPIFLAINKLAPALLAGCSVVLKPAPATPLAANLLADIFAEAGLPEGVLSVLPADADASEYLVSHPGVDKVTFTGSSAVGRKIAAIAGSQLKRCSLELGGKSAAILLPDMDIATMPQLAFAGLMNSGQACVAQTRILAPRSRYDEILEALTAAVELFPVGLPDDPAAQLGPLISQAQRERVEGYIAKGKDEGARLIRGGGRPADLPGWYVQPTVFADVNNAMTIAREEIFGPVLSVLPYDTEDEAIAIANDSDYGLAGSVWTADVEHGATVAAKVRTGTYAINWYAFDACAPFGGYKTSGIGRENGPEGLDAYCETKSLLMPMGFVAD is encoded by the coding sequence ATGGAGTACCAGAGTCTGTTCATCGGTGGCCGCTGGACCGCGCCGGCCGGCCCCGACACCCTGCCCGTCATCTCGCCCGCAACCCTGGAAACCGTCGGCAGCGTGCCCGTCGTCACCCGCGCCGACGTCGACGCCGCGGTCGCCGCGGCCCGCCGGGCCTTCGACAGCGGACCCTGGCCCGCCACCCCGCCCGAGGAACGCGCCGCCCTGCTGTCCCGCGCCGTCGCGCTGCTGGACCAGAAGGCCGGCGACCTCGCCAACGCGCTGTCCGCCGAAACCGGTGCGCCCCCGATGGCCGCCAGCACCCTCAACTACGTCTCCGGCCGCGCCACCCTCGACTACTACGCCGGCCTCGGCAAGTCCTTCCCCTGGACCGAGACCCGCACCGGGCTGTTCGGCACCACGCGGGTGTCGCGCGAACCGGTCGGCGTGGTCGCCGCCGTCATCGCCTGGAACGTCCCCATCTTCCTGGCCATCAACAAGCTCGCGCCCGCCCTGCTGGCCGGCTGCAGCGTGGTCCTCAAGCCCGCGCCCGCGACCCCGCTGGCCGCCAACCTGCTGGCCGACATCTTCGCCGAGGCCGGCCTGCCCGAGGGCGTGCTGTCGGTGCTGCCCGCCGACGCCGACGCCTCCGAATACCTGGTCTCGCACCCCGGCGTCGACAAGGTGACCTTCACCGGCAGCTCCGCGGTCGGCCGCAAGATCGCCGCCATCGCGGGCAGCCAGCTCAAGCGCTGCTCCCTGGAGCTCGGCGGCAAGTCGGCCGCGATCCTGCTGCCCGACATGGACATCGCCACCATGCCGCAGCTCGCCTTCGCCGGCCTGATGAACAGCGGCCAGGCCTGCGTCGCCCAGACCCGCATCCTCGCCCCGCGCAGCCGCTACGACGAGATCCTCGAAGCGCTCACCGCCGCGGTGGAACTGTTCCCGGTGGGCCTGCCCGACGACCCGGCCGCCCAGCTCGGCCCGCTCATCTCGCAGGCGCAGCGCGAACGCGTCGAGGGCTACATCGCCAAGGGCAAGGACGAGGGCGCGCGCCTGATCCGCGGCGGCGGCCGCCCCGCCGACCTGCCCGGCTGGTACGTCCAGCCCACCGTCTTCGCCGACGTGAACAACGCCATGACGATCGCCCGCGAGGAGATCTTCGGCCCGGTCCTCTCGGTGCTGCCCTACGACACCGAGGACGAGGCCATCGCGATCGCCAACGACAGCGACTACGGCCTCGCGGGTTCGGTCTGGACCGCCGACGTCGAGCACGGCGCGACCGTCGCGGCGAAGGTCCGCACCGGCACCTACGCCATCAACTGGTACGCCTTCGACGCCTGCGCCCCCTTCGGCGGTTACAAGACCTCCGGCATCGGCCGCGAGAACGGCCCCGAGGGCCTGGACGCCTACTGCGAGACCAAGTCCCTGCTCATGCCGATGGGCTTCGTCGCCGACTGA